A single region of the Silene latifolia isolate original U9 population chromosome 8, ASM4854445v1, whole genome shotgun sequence genome encodes:
- the LOC141596015 gene encoding uncharacterized protein LOC141596015 isoform X2, with product MHLKAAIYIFLLITWFDVEFGSTASNSFTSPQFVKDPETLVSSNAIFQLGFFSPTNSTSRYLGIWFNNKLNSENSLEVVWVANRDSPVKDSSAVFKISDDGNLQVMDAEDKIYWSSNTSTKANSSVVQLLDTGNLILSVQDSNIRIWQSFDNPTDSFLSGTKLTFNKSLHDTKTNIQSWKSNNDPSSGRFRIASLPRDLTEFFIVSDDKPYWRTGPWNGYRFIGTPYSNSEVSSGFNVDDHDGTVDLSFELADKSFWERYVLTYDGILLARIWNDNSSSWESDWQSLDTECDVYSKCGKFAVCDSLKEPICECLRGFTPENVEEWRKGNWTNGCVRRTELQCHIPGSKQDKFLHMKQIKVPDYARWILASADDCQGNCIGDCSCLAYSYYTGVGCMLWNASLIDLQQYSEDGADLFIRLANSELPGESGKKKIITAVCVIFGALFVSIAAFFLWKRMAHKNGKRATPPSLYGQLAAKRAPPPPKETEWQNIFGAAGCSNDFQDLPLFEFTKLADATDNFSEMNKLGQGGFGPVYKGKWEDGQDIAVKRLSSVSGQGQQEFMNEVMVISKLQHKNLVRLLGCSVEGEEKLLVYELVPNKSLDALLFDPQQCKLLDWQKRFNIIKGICRGLLYLHRDSRLRIIHRDLKPSNILLDEELNPKISDFGVARIFGSKQDQANTLRVVGTYGYMSPEYAMEGQFSEKSDVFSLGVLLLEIVSGRRNQKLAQESLNLLTYAWKMWNENNMLSLIDPTILDQRSKVQLFKCIQVGLLCVQEFPEDRPDVPALISMLDVDDAKTLPIPKQPGFTQHRVRFKDEILPNSLEDCSDPETLVSSNAIFQLGFFSPTNSTSRYLGIWFNNKLNSENSLEVVWVANRDSPVKDSSAVFKISDDGDLQVMDAEDKDSNIRIWQSFDNPTDSFLSGTKLTFNKSLHDTKTNIQSWKSNNDPSSGRFRIASLPRDLTEFFIVDGDKPYWRSGPWNGYRFIGIPFSDSEVSSGFNVDDHDGTVDLSFELADKSFWERYVLTYDGILSGRIWNDNSSSWESDWQSLDTECDVYSKCGKFAICDSLKEPICECLRGFTPENVKEWRKGNWTNGCVRRTELQCQVPGSKQDKFLHMKQIKVPDYARWILASADDCQGNCIGDCSCLAYSYYTGVGCMLWNASLIDLQQYSEDGADLFIRLANSELPGESGKKKIITAVCVIFGALFVSIAAFFLWKRMAHKNGKRATPPSLYGQLAAKRAPPPPKETEWQNIFGAAGCSNDFQDLPLFEFTKLADATDNFSEMNKLGQGGFGPVYKGKWEDGQDIAVKRLSSVSGQGQQEFMNEVMVISKLQHKNLVRLLGCSVEGEEKLLVYELVPNKSLDALLFDPQQCKLLDWQKRFNIIKGICRGLLYLHRDSRLRIIHRDLKPSNILLDEELNPKISDFGLARIFGSKQDQANTLRVVGTYGYMSPEYAMEGQFSEKSDVFSLGVLLLEIVSGKRNHKLAQQSFNLLTYAWKMWNENNMLSLIDPAILDQCSKGQLFKCIQVGLLCVQEFPEDRPDVPALISMLDVDDAKTLPIPKQPGFTRNKVSFRDEILPNCPEDCSVNYVSMTALSGR from the exons ATGCATCTCAAAGCTGCTATTTACATATTTCTGTTAATTACATGGTTCGATGTCGAGTTTGGTTCAACTGCATCCAATTCTTTTACGTCCCCTCAATTTGTGAAGGACCCGGAAACATTGGTCTCTAGTAATGCTATTTTCCAGCTGGGGTTCTTCAGTCCAACTAACTCGACAAGTCGGTATCTTGGCATATGGTTTAATAACAAGTTGAATTCTGAGAATTCTTTGGAGGTTGTTTGGGTAGCCAACAGAGACAGTCCAGTAAAAGACTCATCTGCCGTCTTCAAAATCTCGGATGACGGGAATCTTCAAGTGATGGATGCTGAGGATAAGATTTATTGGTCGTCAAATACATCAACTAAAGCAAATAGTTCAGTAGTTCAACTGCTAGACACTGGTAACCTTATTTTGTCTGTGCAGGATAGTAATATCAGGATTTGGCAGAGTTTCGACAATCCCACAGATTCATTTTTGTCAGGAACAAAGCTGACCTTTAATAAAAGTTTGCATGATACTAAAACAAACATTCAGTCATGGAAGAGTAATAATGATCCTTCAAGTGGTCGCTTTCGCATTGCTAGTCTTCCACGGGATCTGACGGAATTCTTCATTGTTTCTGACGATAAACCCTATTGGCGTACGGGTCCTTGGAATGGGTATCGTTTTATTGGAACACCTTACTCTAATTCGGAGGTCTCCTCTGGATTTAATGTTGATGATCATGATGGCACAGTGGACTTGTCATTTGAACTGGCGGATAAATCGTTTTGGGAAAGGTATGTTCTGACTTATGATGGGATTCTGTTAGCAAGGATTTGGAATGACAATAGCAGTTCTTGGGAAAGTGACTGGCAGTCTTTGGACACTGAGTGTGATGTTTACAGCAAATGTGGCAAATTTGCGGTTTGtgattctttgaaagaaccgatTTGTGAATGTTTGAGAGGTTTTACACCGGAAAATGTTGAGGAATGGAGGAAAGGAAATTGGACTAATGGGTGTGTTCGGAGAACAGAGCTACAATGCCATATTCCAGGAAGCAAACAAGACAAGTTTTTGCATATGAAGCAGATTAAAGTACCAGATTATGCTCGCTGGATTCTAGCGAGTGCAGATGATTGTCAGGGAAATTGCATTGGTGACTGTTCATGTTTAGCTTATTCATATTATACTGGTGTTGGATGCATGTTATGGAATGCAAGCCTCATTGACCTACAACAGTACTCTGAGGACGGTGCTGATCTTTTCATTCGTTTGGCGAATTCAGAACTACCAG GTGAAAGTGGCAAAAAGAAAATAATTACAGCCGTCTGTGTGATTTTTGGTGCATTATTTGTATCTATAGCAGCGTTCTTCCTGTGGAAGCGAATGGCTCACAAAAATG GAAAGAGAGCTACACCACCGTCACTGTATGGTCAATTGGCAGCAAAGAGAGCTCCACCACCGCCTAAAGAGACTGAATGGCAAAACATTTTTGGCGCGGCAGGTTGTAGTAATGATTTTCAGGATTTGCCATTGTTTGAGTTCACAAAGCTTGCGGATGCAACAGACAACTTTTCGGAAATGAACAAGCTCGGCCAAGGGGGATTTGGCCCGGTGTATAAG GGAAAATGGGAAGATGGGCAAGATATTGCAGTTAAGAGGCTTTCAAGTGTGTCGGGACAAGGGCAACAGGAATTTATGAACGAAGTAATGGTGATCTCAAAACTTCAGCACAAAAACCTTGTAAGATTGCTAGGATGCTCTGTAGAAGGGGAAGAAAAACTACTGGTGTATGAGCTCGTGCCAAATAAAAGCTTGGATGCACTTCTCTTTG ATCCACAACAATGTAAACTGTTGGACTGGCAAAAGCGATTTAACATTATCAAAGGAATTTGTCGAGGCCTACTTTATCTTCATAGAGATTCTAGATTAAGGATTATACACCGAGATTTAAAGCCAAGCAACATTCTGTTAGATGAAGAACTCAATCCAAAGATTTCAGACTTTGGGGTGGCAAGGATCTTTGGTAGCAAACAGGATCAAGCGAACACATTACGAGTCGtgggaaccta TGGTTATATGTCCCCAGAATACGCAATGGAAGGCCAATTTTCTGAGAAATCAGATGTATTCAGTCTCGGAGTATTGCTACTGGAAATCGTCAGTGGCAGACGGAACCAGAAGTTAGCTCAGGAGTCTCTTAACCTCCTAACATAT GCATGGAAAATGTGGAACGAAAACAACATGCTCTCATTGATCGATCCTACAATTCTCGACCAACGCTCTAAAGTGCAGCTTTTTAAGTGCATTCAAGTAGGACTACTATGTGTCCAAGAATTTCCCGAGGACAGGCCAGATGTTCCCGCATTGATTTCCATGCTTGATGTTGATGATGCCAAAACTCTTCCAATTCCGAAGCAACCTGGTTTTACACAACACAGAGTCCGCTTTAAGGATGAAATTCTCCCAAATAGCCTCGAAGATTGTTCG GACCCGGAAACATTGGTCTCTAGCAATGCTATTTTCCAGCTCGGGTTTTTTAGTCCGACTAATTCGACAAGTCGGTATCTTGGCATATGGTTTAATAACAAGTTGAATTCTGAGAATTCTTTGGAGGTTGTTTGGGTAGCCAACAGAGACAGTCCAGTAAAAGACTCATCTGCCGTCTTCAAAATCTCGGATGACGGGGATCTTCAAGTGATGGACGCCGAGGATAAG GATAGTAATATCAGGATTTGGCAGAGTTTCGACAATCCCACAGATTCATTTTTGTCAGGAACAAAGCTGACCTTTAATAAAAGTTTGCATGATACTAAAACAAACATTCAGTCATGGAAGAGTAATAATGATCCATCAAGTGGTCGCTTTCGCATTGCTAGTCTTCCACGGGATCTGACTGAATTCTTCATTGTTGATGGTGATAAACCCTATTGGCGTTCGGGTCCTTGGAATGGGTATAGATTTATTGGAATACCTTTCTCTGACTCTGAGGTCTCCTCTGGATTTAATGTTGATGATCATGATGGCACAGTGGACTTGTCATTTGAACTGGCGGATAAATCGTTTTGGGAAAGGTATGTTCTGACTTATGATGGGATTCTGTCAGGAAGGATTTGGAATGACAATAGCAGTTCTTGGGAAAGTGACTGGCAGTCTTTGGACACTGAGTGTGATGTTTACAGCAAATGTGGCAAATTTGCGATTTGtgattctttgaaagaaccgatTTGTGAATGTTTGAGAGGTTTTACACCGGAAAATGTTAAGGAATGGAGGAAAGGAAATTGGACTAATGGGTGTGTTCGGAGAACAGAGCTACAATGCCAAGTTCCAGGAAGCAAACAAGACAAGTTCTTGCATATGAAGCAGATTAAAGTACCAGATTATGCTCGCTGGATTCTAGCGAGTGCAGATGATTGTCAGGGAAATTGCATTGGGGATTGTTCATGTTTAGCTTATTCATATTATACTGGTGTTGGATGCATGTTATGGAATGCAAGCCTCATTGACCTACAACAGTACTCTGAGGACGGTGCTGATCTTTTCATTCGTTTGGCGAATTCAGAACTACCAG GTGAAAGTGGCAAAAAGAAAATAATTACAGCCGTCTGTGTGATTTTTGGTGCATTATTTGTATCTATAGCAGCGTTCTTCCTGTGGAAGCGAATGGCTCACAAAAATG GAAAGAGAGCTACACCACCGTCACTGTATGGTCAATTGGCAGCAAAGAGAGCTCCACCACCGCCTAAAGAGACCGAATGGCAAAACATTTTTGGCGCGGCAGGTTGTAGTAATGATTTTCAGGATTTGCCATTGTTTGAGTTCACAAAGCTTGCGGATGCAACAGACAACTTTTCGGAAATGAACAAGCTCGGCCAAGGGGGATTTGGCCCGGTGTATAAG GGAAAATGGGAAGATGGGCAAGATATTGCAGTTAAGAGGCTTTCAAGTGTGTCGGGACAAGGGCAACAGGAATTTATGAACGAAGTAATGGTGATCTCAAAACTTCAGCACAAAAACCTTGTAAGATTGCTAGGATGCTCTGTAGAAGGGGAAGAAAAACTACTGGTGTATGAGCTCGTGCCAAATAAAAGCTTGGATGCACTTCTCTTTG ATCCACAACAATGTAAACTGTTGGACTGGCAAAAGCGGTTTAACATCATCAAAGGAATTTGTCGAGGCTTACTTTATCTTCATAGAGATTCTAGATTAAGGATTATACACCGAGATTTAAAGCCAAGCAACATTTTACTTGATGAAGAGCTCAATCCAAAGATTTCCGACTTTGGGTTAGCAAGGATCTTTGGTAGCAAACAGGATCAAGCAAACACATTACGAGTTGTTGGAACCTA TGGTTATATGTCTCCAGAATACGCAATGGAAGGGCAATTTTCTGAGAAATCAGATGTATTCAGTCTCGGAGTATTGCTACTGGAAATTGTCAGTGGCAAACGGAACCACAAGTTAGCTCAGCAGTCTTTTAACCTCCTAACATAT GCATGGAAAATGTGGAACGAAAACAACATGCTCTCATTGATCGATCCTGCAATTCTCGACCAATGCTCTAAAGGGCAGCTTTTTAAGTGCATACAAGTAGGACTACTGTGTGTCCAAGAATTTCCTGAGGACAGGCCAGATGTTCCTGCCTTGATTTCCATGCTTGATGTCGATGATGCCAAAACTCTTCCAATTCCGAAGCAACCTGGTTTTACACGAAACAAAGTCAGTTTTAGGGATGAAATTCTCCCAAATTGCCCCGAAGATTGTTCTGTAAACTATGTTTCTATGACTGCTCTTAGCGGACGCTAG
- the LOC141596015 gene encoding uncharacterized protein LOC141596015 isoform X1 has product MHLKAAIYIFLLITWFDVEFGSTASNSFTSPQFVKDPETLVSSNAIFQLGFFSPTNSTSRYLGIWFNNKLNSENSLEVVWVANRDSPVKDSSAVFKISDDGNLQVMDAEDKIYWSSNTSTKANSSVVQLLDTGNLILSVQDSNIRIWQSFDNPTDSFLSGTKLTFNKSLHDTKTNIQSWKSNNDPSSGRFRIASLPRDLTEFFIVSDDKPYWRTGPWNGYRFIGTPYSNSEVSSGFNVDDHDGTVDLSFELADKSFWERYVLTYDGILLARIWNDNSSSWESDWQSLDTECDVYSKCGKFAVCDSLKEPICECLRGFTPENVEEWRKGNWTNGCVRRTELQCHIPGSKQDKFLHMKQIKVPDYARWILASADDCQGNCIGDCSCLAYSYYTGVGCMLWNASLIDLQQYSEDGADLFIRLANSELPGESGKKKIITAVCVIFGALFVSIAAFFLWKRMAHKNGKRATPPSLYGQLAAKRAPPPPKETEWQNIFGAAGCSNDFQDLPLFEFTKLADATDNFSEMNKLGQGGFGPVYKGKWEDGQDIAVKRLSSVSGQGQQEFMNEVMVISKLQHKNLVRLLGCSVEGEEKLLVYELVPNKSLDALLFDPQQCKLLDWQKRFNIIKGICRGLLYLHRDSRLRIIHRDLKPSNILLDEELNPKISDFGVARIFGSKQDQANTLRVVGTYGYMSPEYAMEGQFSEKSDVFSLGVLLLEIVSGRRNQKLAQESLNLLTYAWKMWNENNMLSLIDPTILDQRSKVQLFKCIQVGLLCVQEFPEDRPDVPALISMLDVDDAKTLPIPKQPGFTQHRVRFKDEILPNSLEDCSDPETLVSSNAIFQLGFFSPTNSTSRYLGIWFNNKLNSENSLEVVWVANRDSPVKDSSAVFKISDDGDLQVMDAEDKVYWSSNTSSKANNSVVQLLDTGNLILSVQDSNIRIWQSFDNPTDSFLSGTKLTFNKSLHDTKTNIQSWKSNNDPSSGRFRIASLPRDLTEFFIVDGDKPYWRSGPWNGYRFIGIPFSDSEVSSGFNVDDHDGTVDLSFELADKSFWERYVLTYDGILSGRIWNDNSSSWESDWQSLDTECDVYSKCGKFAICDSLKEPICECLRGFTPENVKEWRKGNWTNGCVRRTELQCQVPGSKQDKFLHMKQIKVPDYARWILASADDCQGNCIGDCSCLAYSYYTGVGCMLWNASLIDLQQYSEDGADLFIRLANSELPGESGKKKIITAVCVIFGALFVSIAAFFLWKRMAHKNGKRATPPSLYGQLAAKRAPPPPKETEWQNIFGAAGCSNDFQDLPLFEFTKLADATDNFSEMNKLGQGGFGPVYKGKWEDGQDIAVKRLSSVSGQGQQEFMNEVMVISKLQHKNLVRLLGCSVEGEEKLLVYELVPNKSLDALLFDPQQCKLLDWQKRFNIIKGICRGLLYLHRDSRLRIIHRDLKPSNILLDEELNPKISDFGLARIFGSKQDQANTLRVVGTYGYMSPEYAMEGQFSEKSDVFSLGVLLLEIVSGKRNHKLAQQSFNLLTYAWKMWNENNMLSLIDPAILDQCSKGQLFKCIQVGLLCVQEFPEDRPDVPALISMLDVDDAKTLPIPKQPGFTRNKVSFRDEILPNCPEDCSVNYVSMTALSGR; this is encoded by the exons ATGCATCTCAAAGCTGCTATTTACATATTTCTGTTAATTACATGGTTCGATGTCGAGTTTGGTTCAACTGCATCCAATTCTTTTACGTCCCCTCAATTTGTGAAGGACCCGGAAACATTGGTCTCTAGTAATGCTATTTTCCAGCTGGGGTTCTTCAGTCCAACTAACTCGACAAGTCGGTATCTTGGCATATGGTTTAATAACAAGTTGAATTCTGAGAATTCTTTGGAGGTTGTTTGGGTAGCCAACAGAGACAGTCCAGTAAAAGACTCATCTGCCGTCTTCAAAATCTCGGATGACGGGAATCTTCAAGTGATGGATGCTGAGGATAAGATTTATTGGTCGTCAAATACATCAACTAAAGCAAATAGTTCAGTAGTTCAACTGCTAGACACTGGTAACCTTATTTTGTCTGTGCAGGATAGTAATATCAGGATTTGGCAGAGTTTCGACAATCCCACAGATTCATTTTTGTCAGGAACAAAGCTGACCTTTAATAAAAGTTTGCATGATACTAAAACAAACATTCAGTCATGGAAGAGTAATAATGATCCTTCAAGTGGTCGCTTTCGCATTGCTAGTCTTCCACGGGATCTGACGGAATTCTTCATTGTTTCTGACGATAAACCCTATTGGCGTACGGGTCCTTGGAATGGGTATCGTTTTATTGGAACACCTTACTCTAATTCGGAGGTCTCCTCTGGATTTAATGTTGATGATCATGATGGCACAGTGGACTTGTCATTTGAACTGGCGGATAAATCGTTTTGGGAAAGGTATGTTCTGACTTATGATGGGATTCTGTTAGCAAGGATTTGGAATGACAATAGCAGTTCTTGGGAAAGTGACTGGCAGTCTTTGGACACTGAGTGTGATGTTTACAGCAAATGTGGCAAATTTGCGGTTTGtgattctttgaaagaaccgatTTGTGAATGTTTGAGAGGTTTTACACCGGAAAATGTTGAGGAATGGAGGAAAGGAAATTGGACTAATGGGTGTGTTCGGAGAACAGAGCTACAATGCCATATTCCAGGAAGCAAACAAGACAAGTTTTTGCATATGAAGCAGATTAAAGTACCAGATTATGCTCGCTGGATTCTAGCGAGTGCAGATGATTGTCAGGGAAATTGCATTGGTGACTGTTCATGTTTAGCTTATTCATATTATACTGGTGTTGGATGCATGTTATGGAATGCAAGCCTCATTGACCTACAACAGTACTCTGAGGACGGTGCTGATCTTTTCATTCGTTTGGCGAATTCAGAACTACCAG GTGAAAGTGGCAAAAAGAAAATAATTACAGCCGTCTGTGTGATTTTTGGTGCATTATTTGTATCTATAGCAGCGTTCTTCCTGTGGAAGCGAATGGCTCACAAAAATG GAAAGAGAGCTACACCACCGTCACTGTATGGTCAATTGGCAGCAAAGAGAGCTCCACCACCGCCTAAAGAGACTGAATGGCAAAACATTTTTGGCGCGGCAGGTTGTAGTAATGATTTTCAGGATTTGCCATTGTTTGAGTTCACAAAGCTTGCGGATGCAACAGACAACTTTTCGGAAATGAACAAGCTCGGCCAAGGGGGATTTGGCCCGGTGTATAAG GGAAAATGGGAAGATGGGCAAGATATTGCAGTTAAGAGGCTTTCAAGTGTGTCGGGACAAGGGCAACAGGAATTTATGAACGAAGTAATGGTGATCTCAAAACTTCAGCACAAAAACCTTGTAAGATTGCTAGGATGCTCTGTAGAAGGGGAAGAAAAACTACTGGTGTATGAGCTCGTGCCAAATAAAAGCTTGGATGCACTTCTCTTTG ATCCACAACAATGTAAACTGTTGGACTGGCAAAAGCGATTTAACATTATCAAAGGAATTTGTCGAGGCCTACTTTATCTTCATAGAGATTCTAGATTAAGGATTATACACCGAGATTTAAAGCCAAGCAACATTCTGTTAGATGAAGAACTCAATCCAAAGATTTCAGACTTTGGGGTGGCAAGGATCTTTGGTAGCAAACAGGATCAAGCGAACACATTACGAGTCGtgggaaccta TGGTTATATGTCCCCAGAATACGCAATGGAAGGCCAATTTTCTGAGAAATCAGATGTATTCAGTCTCGGAGTATTGCTACTGGAAATCGTCAGTGGCAGACGGAACCAGAAGTTAGCTCAGGAGTCTCTTAACCTCCTAACATAT GCATGGAAAATGTGGAACGAAAACAACATGCTCTCATTGATCGATCCTACAATTCTCGACCAACGCTCTAAAGTGCAGCTTTTTAAGTGCATTCAAGTAGGACTACTATGTGTCCAAGAATTTCCCGAGGACAGGCCAGATGTTCCCGCATTGATTTCCATGCTTGATGTTGATGATGCCAAAACTCTTCCAATTCCGAAGCAACCTGGTTTTACACAACACAGAGTCCGCTTTAAGGATGAAATTCTCCCAAATAGCCTCGAAGATTGTTCG GACCCGGAAACATTGGTCTCTAGCAATGCTATTTTCCAGCTCGGGTTTTTTAGTCCGACTAATTCGACAAGTCGGTATCTTGGCATATGGTTTAATAACAAGTTGAATTCTGAGAATTCTTTGGAGGTTGTTTGGGTAGCCAACAGAGACAGTCCAGTAAAAGACTCATCTGCCGTCTTCAAAATCTCGGATGACGGGGATCTTCAAGTGATGGACGCCGAGGATAAGGTTTATTGGTCATCAAATACATCATCTAAGGCAAATAATTCAGTAGTTCAGCTGCTAGACACTGGTAACCTTATTTTGTCTGTGCAGGATAGTAATATCAGGATTTGGCAGAGTTTCGACAATCCCACAGATTCATTTTTGTCAGGAACAAAGCTGACCTTTAATAAAAGTTTGCATGATACTAAAACAAACATTCAGTCATGGAAGAGTAATAATGATCCATCAAGTGGTCGCTTTCGCATTGCTAGTCTTCCACGGGATCTGACTGAATTCTTCATTGTTGATGGTGATAAACCCTATTGGCGTTCGGGTCCTTGGAATGGGTATAGATTTATTGGAATACCTTTCTCTGACTCTGAGGTCTCCTCTGGATTTAATGTTGATGATCATGATGGCACAGTGGACTTGTCATTTGAACTGGCGGATAAATCGTTTTGGGAAAGGTATGTTCTGACTTATGATGGGATTCTGTCAGGAAGGATTTGGAATGACAATAGCAGTTCTTGGGAAAGTGACTGGCAGTCTTTGGACACTGAGTGTGATGTTTACAGCAAATGTGGCAAATTTGCGATTTGtgattctttgaaagaaccgatTTGTGAATGTTTGAGAGGTTTTACACCGGAAAATGTTAAGGAATGGAGGAAAGGAAATTGGACTAATGGGTGTGTTCGGAGAACAGAGCTACAATGCCAAGTTCCAGGAAGCAAACAAGACAAGTTCTTGCATATGAAGCAGATTAAAGTACCAGATTATGCTCGCTGGATTCTAGCGAGTGCAGATGATTGTCAGGGAAATTGCATTGGGGATTGTTCATGTTTAGCTTATTCATATTATACTGGTGTTGGATGCATGTTATGGAATGCAAGCCTCATTGACCTACAACAGTACTCTGAGGACGGTGCTGATCTTTTCATTCGTTTGGCGAATTCAGAACTACCAG GTGAAAGTGGCAAAAAGAAAATAATTACAGCCGTCTGTGTGATTTTTGGTGCATTATTTGTATCTATAGCAGCGTTCTTCCTGTGGAAGCGAATGGCTCACAAAAATG GAAAGAGAGCTACACCACCGTCACTGTATGGTCAATTGGCAGCAAAGAGAGCTCCACCACCGCCTAAAGAGACCGAATGGCAAAACATTTTTGGCGCGGCAGGTTGTAGTAATGATTTTCAGGATTTGCCATTGTTTGAGTTCACAAAGCTTGCGGATGCAACAGACAACTTTTCGGAAATGAACAAGCTCGGCCAAGGGGGATTTGGCCCGGTGTATAAG GGAAAATGGGAAGATGGGCAAGATATTGCAGTTAAGAGGCTTTCAAGTGTGTCGGGACAAGGGCAACAGGAATTTATGAACGAAGTAATGGTGATCTCAAAACTTCAGCACAAAAACCTTGTAAGATTGCTAGGATGCTCTGTAGAAGGGGAAGAAAAACTACTGGTGTATGAGCTCGTGCCAAATAAAAGCTTGGATGCACTTCTCTTTG ATCCACAACAATGTAAACTGTTGGACTGGCAAAAGCGGTTTAACATCATCAAAGGAATTTGTCGAGGCTTACTTTATCTTCATAGAGATTCTAGATTAAGGATTATACACCGAGATTTAAAGCCAAGCAACATTTTACTTGATGAAGAGCTCAATCCAAAGATTTCCGACTTTGGGTTAGCAAGGATCTTTGGTAGCAAACAGGATCAAGCAAACACATTACGAGTTGTTGGAACCTA TGGTTATATGTCTCCAGAATACGCAATGGAAGGGCAATTTTCTGAGAAATCAGATGTATTCAGTCTCGGAGTATTGCTACTGGAAATTGTCAGTGGCAAACGGAACCACAAGTTAGCTCAGCAGTCTTTTAACCTCCTAACATAT GCATGGAAAATGTGGAACGAAAACAACATGCTCTCATTGATCGATCCTGCAATTCTCGACCAATGCTCTAAAGGGCAGCTTTTTAAGTGCATACAAGTAGGACTACTGTGTGTCCAAGAATTTCCTGAGGACAGGCCAGATGTTCCTGCCTTGATTTCCATGCTTGATGTCGATGATGCCAAAACTCTTCCAATTCCGAAGCAACCTGGTTTTACACGAAACAAAGTCAGTTTTAGGGATGAAATTCTCCCAAATTGCCCCGAAGATTGTTCTGTAAACTATGTTTCTATGACTGCTCTTAGCGGACGCTAG